AGAACAGGTTGCGTGACAAGCGGCTCGATCGCCAATCCGCGCAATGCGTCGAGATAGGCCACGCTTTCATGACGAACTTCGGGCATGACGCGAGTGACGGCCGCCACAGGACATCCCGCCAGGGCGACGAAGGCAGACGTCAATATTCGCGAACGTTCCAACAGGACAACCAGATCGAAGTCTTCGGCCCGGATCGATAGCGCCTGCCGCCCAGCGGCCTTCGCGGTTATGCGGTCGCCGATGCTTCGGACTGTCCACGGTTCGCGCCCTTCGAATATCGGCTGCGAGTGCGGACCGACGAACACCTGCAGATCCGCGTTCGGGAATGCGGCGGCGAGTGAGTCGAGCGTTGGCAACGCCATCACGCAGTCGCCGATACAGCACGGCTTCACAACACCGATGCGGGCCGGCGAGGCTGCCCCCTGGGTCATGCGGGCTGATCGAGATCCGCGACGGCGAACATCAACTCCGCTTTGACCGCGAGCTCACCATCGACCGTCGCGACGGCCGAACCAGTTCCGATCCCACGACGCATTCGGCCCATCACCACCTCCAGCCGGAGAGCGTCGCCGGGCTTCACCTGTCGCTTGAACCGGACGCCGTCGATACCCGCGAAGAACGCCATCTTGCCGCGATGCTCGTCCATGCCGAGTAGTGCCACCGCTCCGACCTGCGCAAGGGCTTCGATGATCAAGACCCCTGGCATCACCGGATAGTGGGGAAAATGCCCCTGAAAGAAGGGCTCGTTCGCGGTGACATTCTTCAAACCCACTGCGCGGATGCCATATTCGACCTCGAGAATACGGTCGACAAGAAGAAAGGGGTAGCGGTGGGGGATAATCGCCTGAATCTCGCGTGTGTCCAGCACCTGTCTGTGTCCTTTCGTTCGATCTGCACCGTGGTCGCGGTTGAGTCTAGGAAGCGCTGGAAGGAAATGTCAAACCCCTCATCAGTGGCGGTAGTCGGAGCTGGCGCGTGGGGCACGACGCTCGCCCTCCATCTTGACTCAGTCGGGGCGAACGTGCGGCTCGTGACGCGCGACGAGGAACAAGCTGACGCCATTCGCGCCGCCGGCGAAAATGTGCGGTATCTCACCGGAGTGCCACTCGCGCCCGCGATTGGCGTGACATCAGATATCCGCATGGCGGCGCAGGATGCGGATGTGGTGTTCGTGGTCGTCCCAACACAGGCCGTCCGTGAAATCAGCCAGCGGCTTCGGACTGTGTTCGCAGGCAACACACTGGTCGTGTCGTGCAGCAAAGGGCTCGAGAGAGACACGCTCGCGCGATCCAGCGAAGTGTTGGCCGACGTGGGCGGCATCCCCGTTGAGAGAATCGCCATCTTATCCGGGCCGAATCTCTCTGGCGAGATCGTGCGAGGTCTGCCGGCCTCGGCGGTTGTTGCGTCGGCGGCATTGTCCACCGCCGAGACTGTGCAATCGCTCCTTTCGTCCGCGCGGTTTCGTGTGTACACGAGCCGGGACGTCATCGGCGTCGAGATCGGCGGCGCGCTGAAGAACGTCATCGCGCTCGGCGCGGGCGTGTCGGACGGCCTCCGGATGGGGCAAAACGCAAAGGCTGCGTTCATTACCCGCGGCCTCGCGGAGCTAACGCGGCTGGGCATCGCAGCGGGCGCGAATCCCCTCACATTCGGCGGATTGAGCGGACTTGGCGATCTGATTGCGACCTGCGAGAGCCCGCTCAGCCGCAACCGAACGTTCGGTCAGCTGCTCAGCGAGGGGCTGAGCATGGAGGACGCGCGCCAGCGGATCGGCCATGTCGTCGAGGGGGCGACGACCGCGTATGCGATGGCGGAGCTAGGCCGGCGATATGGAGTAGAGACACCAATTGCCGACGCGATCGTCGCGGTGCTGGACGGTCAGGTCTCGGTCGATGACGCGATCCATGTGCTGCTGACGCGTAACCAACGGGCCGAGCTGGACTGATACCGACCGGGCCTAGTCCGCCGCCGTCGCGTGAATGAGCTGGTCGCGATGTGGGCCGGTGCCGACGAAGGTAATCGGGACGCCAACGAGCGCCGCGATCCGCCGCAGATATATCTGGGCCGCCTCGGGCAGGCCGGCAGACGCCGCTGTGTCGCTGCCCCCGTCTTCCCAGCCGGCCAACTCCTCATAGATCGGCTTCACCTGCTCGTAGTCTTCGATCCGGGCAGGGGGGAATCATGACGCTCCCCGTTGAGTTCGTACCCGACGCAGACATGAACCGCGTCGACGCCGTCGAGGACATCGAGCTTCGTGAGCGCGATCTCGGTGATGCCGTTCAGACGTGCCGTATAGCGCGCCTGGACCGCGTCGAACCAACCCGTCCGGCGTGGTCGCCCGGTGGTTGTGCCGAACTCGACGCCGCGCGAGCGCAGCATATCGCCGGTGTCGTCGAAGAGCTCGGTCGGAAACGCGCCAGCGCCGACCCGCGTGGAGTACGCCTTGTAGACGCCGATCACGCGGTCGATCTGAGTGGGCGCGACTCCCGCCCCCTGGCAGACCCCCGCCGCTGTCGGGGACGATGACGTAACGTATGGATAGGTGCCGTAGTCGATGTCTAGCATCGCCGCCTGAGCGCCCTCGATCATGACGTTGCGGCCAGCGTCGATCGCATCCTGGATCTCGACCTCGACATCACCGATATATGGCGCCAACCGCTCGCCGTACGCGGCGAATTGTTCGGCCATCTCATCCAGGTCGAACGGCGGGTGTCCATAGAGCGCGCCAAGGAGCGCATTCTTCTCGGCCAATACAGGCTCAAGCCGGCGAACAAGATACTCGGGATCGAGAATATCGGCGGCACGGATCCCGCGCCGCGCGGCCTTATCCGCATAACACGGTCCGTTGCCCCGCTGAGTGGTTCCGATGGTATTTGCGCCGCGGCTGGATTCTTCGAGCCGGTCCTGAATCGGGTGATAGGGCATGATCAGGTGGCAGCGGGATGAGACGCGAAGGTGCGAGGTGTCAACTCCACGGGCGTGCATGTCGTCCAGTTCCTGCAGCAAGATCGCCGGGTCGAGCGCAACTCCGGCGCCGATGACACAGGTGCAATCGGGATGAAGGATGCCTGAGGGAATCAGGTGGAACTTGAATACTCCCCGGTCGGTGACGACGGTATGTCCGGCGTTCGCGCTGCCGTTGGCGCGAACCACAACATCTACGCTGGACGCCAGCGCATCGATGATCTTGCCCTTGCCTTCGTCACCCCATTGGCCACCGAGCACGATTGCTACCGGCATATATCCCGCCCCTCAGAGAATCGACGCAGGCGCGCTAAGACGCGGGCTGATTCCGTTCGCCCGCCAACCGCGTATCATATCACGCGACTGGCGCAGTCTTCTCCGGCTCGCGCATGTCACGGAGCTTTTCGAACAACGATAGCTCCTCCTCGCCGAGGTTTGCTGGAAGAACGACGCGTATGCGGGCGAAGAGATCGCCTCGCTCACTGGACCCGATCGCCGTCGGCCAGCCTTGTCCGCGTAGACGGAACATCTTCCCATTCTTCGACTGGGAAGGAATCGTTAGCGCAACCTTGCCGGTCAACGTCCTGACGATGGCCTCGCCGCCGAGAACCGCGGTATACAACGGGATATCGACATCGGCTCGAAGATCGTTCCCATCGAGCGAGAACTGCTCGTCCGAAACGACCTTGACGCGCAAGTACACATCACCTGCGGGTCCACCGTCGCCCCCTGGCGAACCCTTGCCGGCCACGCGGACACGCTGACCTTCACGAATACCGGCCGGAATCGTGACCTCGATGCGTGACCGGCGTGCGACAGTTCCAGTTCCTTCGCAGATGAGGCAGATCTGGCCGTGGGTGGCGCCAGTGCCGTTGCATTCCAGACATGGCTCGGGTATCTGGATCTCGAAGGTGCGGGATGTGCCGGTGAACGCGTCTCGGAGCGGCACCTCGACAGTGTATTCATGGTCTTCTCCGCGCCGAGGCGTCCGGGCGCGTCGGCGCTGCCGGCCCTTCTGACTGCCGAATAGCGTCTCGAAGAAGTCGGAAAACCCCTCACCGCCATTGGTTCGGTATTCAACGCGGGCGCCGCTGGGGCCGCCGGACTGCTGCGAGACCCACTGACTGAAATCACCCGGGCCGGCGTTCGAGTCGCTTGTTGCCTGGTAGCGTTCCCAGTCGGCGCCGAACTGATCGTAGCGCGCGCGCTTGTCGGCGTCGGATAGCACCTGATAGGCCTCATTGACCGCCTTGAACTTCTCTTCAGCGTCTGGGGCCTTGTTTACGTCCGGATGAAGTCGGCGCGCCTTCTCCCGGTATGCCTTCTTGATCTCGGCGTCGCTTGCCTTGCGCCCGATACCGAGGAGAGAATAGTAGTCCTGAAATTGCATTTGAGACGCCCCGATTCGGCTGAACACTTACTCGCACCTACGTCATGGTTATAATAAACCATGAGTCGGTACGACGCAAGTCTGTCTGCTTCAAATAAGCGAAGCACGTCGTCCATATCGGCGTCGAATCATCACGAACGCGAAGCCGGCGACGGCGACGATCACGAGAACGATGAGAATCGGCGCAACCAGCGCGAGCACGCTCAGGCAGATTGCCGTGCCATCCTCGGCTGCGCTGACTATCGGGTTCCCGACTCCTCCGGTAGTGGCGGTCACGATCGGCCGGAATGTTGACTTGGTGATGTGCACGCCGCCCGCAACGAAGAGGCCGAGGATCATCGCCAGGATCGGGTTGATCCTGTGGACGGCGTCGGTGCTGGCCATGACGAGCAACGCTCCGGCAGCCGGCCTGATGAACGACTGAAACAGATCATTGATGTGGTCGACGATCGGGATTTTGTCGGCAATGATCTCGATCCCAAGGAGCACCGAAATGATCGCAATTGCCCATGGGGATGCGATGACATTATAGGGCGCGGCGAGTTGAATCAGTCCGGTATATCGGTCGGCCAGCGCGATCGCGAGAATCGGAATGTATGCATTCAAGCCGGCCGGCATCGCTAGCCCGAGCCCGGTTAGTAGCTCAAACATCGACCATCTACCTTCTCGTCGTTCACGCTCCTCGTCACGACTCTAGTGTAGCGGCATCGTGGGCTGGATCACTCGGCTGGCCGATCTTCGGTGGAATATAGATGATCGCTGTCGTGATCCAGAAGGCCAGAAGAAGAACGAGCCCCGCCATGACCCTGTCCAGGACAGGCGAGATTGCGTGCGGCTGAAACGACACAAGATGGCCGGCAACGTCGAGTCCGACGATCTCTCCAACCCGAGTCACCAGATTGTTCGCACCGTCCGGTTGGTGATAGAAGCGCTGGGGATCGGCGAAGCCAACGAGCGTCAATAGCGCCCCAATGAGCCATGTTCCGCCAACAATGGCGCGCACCGACCATCCGCTGGTCGCAAGCACCGCGCCTAGCGTCGCCGCGGCAAGTGGCGCGACTGGGACGAGGTAGCGGGCCGCCGGGCCCCACTCTCCCCACCAGACCCGATATGCGCCGACCTCCAGCAGATACGGCGTGATCGCCGCTATCGCCAACAGCCCGCGATTCCGATCGATCTTCAGCCAGCGCGGAAGCCCGGCGATCGCAACGATGTATATCGGCGCATTGATGATCAGCCCCCACTGCGCGTCGAGCAGCAGTCCGAACAGCCCGTTGACGGTCCCCGTTGCTGAGGAAAACCCGGCATGGTCGGCCACATTCTGCACCGGTGAGTGGTACAGCCACCAATTGTAATAGATCAGGGTTGCCGCCCCGATACCGACAAGCAGACAGGCGATGCCCGCCGCGAGCTTGCGCGACCGCCACCATCGCCAGAACAACACGATGCCGAGAACCGCGGCAGTCGGGGCGAAGCGTTGATGGAGCCAGGGCAGGAATCCAACCGCAACCCCCGTTAGCAACCACTGCCAGACTCGATTCTCATCTCGACTCAGGCGTCGGACGGCATAGACGAGGATGAGCGCGGCCGGAATCTCTGGGAAGATCAGCAACGCGTATGGCGCAATCGGCAGGCTAACCGCGAGCGCTAACGCGATCGCCCCCGCCAGGCGAATGCCGCTGCCAGCCTCCCGAGCGAGGAGATACATCTGCCCCGTTAGCAACGCTGCGGCGATGATAATGACGGCCATCGCGCCAATACGCCCGGCGAACGCGTATGGCAGAGCGATCAGAAATGAAAGCCCAAGCCCGTGCTTCGTGTGAAGCCCGGGAAGCACCGACTGCGCTGGGTGCGGCGGTAGCGTGCGCGGAAATCCGCCCCAACCCTGCCAGTCACTCGGAAGCGGGTCGGCGGGATAGAACTCATCGAAATCACGTTGAGCGTAGTTGTTCGACTCGTCGAGGTCACGATCGCGAACGATGCTGATTGCGGTCATCACATAGAACGGCTCATCACCGGTCAGCGGATCGAGTCGTGCCACGAAGCGTGGGACGAACGCAGCGAAAAAGATGGCGGCCATCGCTGTGACGAGGATCAGTGCTCTCCGGTCCTGCGCCATCATGATTCCCTGCCTGGTCGACGCCAGAAGCTTCCCATCAGATTTGTGATTGTTACGCCGAGCGATGCCCCCGCGATGTCGACGAGGACGTCGAAGACGCTGGCGTCGCGGCCCGGGACGAAGGACTGGTGGAACTCGTCGCTCAGCCCATACAGCGCCGCGAGAGTAACCGAGATCAAATCAGCGCGGAAGTCGGGCTCGAATCCGCGTATTGCGAGGCGGATCAGCGCGGCCAGCACCGCATAGGCAACAAGATGGCCAATGATAGCGGCGACGTTGGCCGGCAGCCCTCCGGTCGTCGGGAATGTGCTTCTCGATGACAGCGCGAAAATCAGGATCATCCACGTAAGAACGCCTATCGCAGCAAGCCGGCGTAGAGAACCGGGCGTGTTCATCGGCCTGTTACTCCATGTTCGGCATAGGCTTCGGCAAGCCGATCAACGATGGAGGGGATTGAGAAGTGCGATCGCACACGTTCCTGCGCTGCGGCGCCCAGCGTCATTCTTCCTGACATATCGGCGAGCAGCACAGCGGTTGATTCGGCAAATCGCTCGGGATTGTCGGTGGCAACAAGGCGGCCGGCCGGCCCGAGGACGGCCGGCACATCGCCGACGTCTGATGCGACGATCGCACAGCCGGCCGCCATCAGCTCGAGCAACTTCACCGACTGTTTGCTGCGGGTGATGAGAGTGTCCTGGTACGGGAACACGGCGACGGCAGCTGAACCGAGCACCGACGGAATCACTTCTCGCGCTACATATCCCATTTGCTCTACTTCAGTAGCTGAACCACCCCCAACAGAAACAATCCGCGCTTGCGGGTAGTGCCCTCGTAGCGACCGTGCAAACTGGTCTGGCCAGCCCGGCGCGAATTCCTCGAAGCGGGAGTAGAGCAGCACAGTGGGAATCGCGCGGTCCGACGCGGGTGAGCGCGCGGCCTCGAGCTCCGCGATCCATGACGACGCAAGACCGTTCGGCAGCCGATGGACGTTCCGTGACGAGCGTCGCAATACGCACGCGCGCTCAGTAAGCAGGGTGCTGGCGGCCGTGACACCATCCGCGTCACGAAGCAGGGTGCGCTCCTGCCAATCAAAGAGTCGACGCTGGGCCAGCGGGTAGTGACCCTGGCGATTCCAGCCACCGTCGCCCTCCCAGTCGTCGCTGTCGACGATGACAGGCACGCGGCCAAGGAGACAGCGGGCCGCAATGCCGCCGAATCCGCGCGGCTTGAACAGGTGGATCAGACGCGGGCGCAGGTGTCGGATGACTTCGAGCTGCTGGAACACGGCGGGAAGCGTCGTGGCGCCGGCAGCCGCAGTGTTGACGATCAAGACACCATCCCGCGTCTCGACGACTCCGCGCTCGAACGGCATATCCCATGGGCTGGTGACGATCGCACAGCGATAGCCTCGCGCGGCGAGCTCGCTGGCGAACGGAAGCGCGCGCGACTGGAGCGTTCCCAGTCGCCACAGGCCGAATGTGCCCAGCATGACAATGTCGAAGGTGTCTTCGCGCATGACGGCAGATGGTAACAACATGGATGCGTCGACCGCCAGAGCGAAGCTGATCCGATTGAAGACGCGAGGCTACTGGATCACTGGCCGGACGACGGTCACAAGCTTGCCCTGGATCTCGACGTTCTTCGCGTCGGTGTAGATCGGCCCCATCGTCACGTTGGCCGGCTGAAGGCGAATCTGGGAACCCTCGCGATACAGCCGCTTCAGCGTCGTCTCGCGCTCGCTCTTGAGCCAGACCGCCACCGTCTCGCCATTCTCGCAGACATTCTGGTGTCGGAGAACGACAACATCACCATCGTTTATCAAGGCATCGACCATTGAATGCCCCTTGACGCGAAGGGCGAACAAGCCCTCCGTCCGTGAACCTAGCACGTCGACGCCCAACTCGATTGTGTCGATGAACTCCTGAGTTACAAGGTCATCCGGCACCGGAATTGGCTCGCCAGCGGCGATCCGGCCGACGACGGGAATCGAGATAACGCCCCGACGCGATGTCGCTCTGCCGACCACCTCAATGCCCCGGGAAATATGTCTGTTCCTGCGCAACAAGTTGCGCTGCTCGAGAACCTTGAGGTTGTAATCCACAACACTGGTGGATGAGATCGACAATCCATCCTGGATCTCGCGAATCGTTGGGGGATAGGAGCGCGCATCGGTGAACGTCTCGATGAACCCGAGAATATCTCGTTGACGCGCCGACAATTCCTTCATATCTCTTCTCTCCCACATGATCCAGCGGTACGCTATCGATCGCAGCAGCCACTCGACGACGTCAGTATAATGGCGAACAGATGTTCGTGTCAACCAGACCTTTCATGTTCAGGTTCGATCCGCGCTTGAGGGTGGTTCGCAAGGCGGGACGATACAATGAGCGCTGCGACATTCGGACCACCCTGGCGACTGAACAACCAACCCTGAGCGAAGCAAACGGAAGAGCACGTGGCAACCGACATTCTGACGACACTCGAGTTCGACCGCGTCCGGGCGAGCGTGGCGCGACATTGTCAATTCTCGCTGGCTGCGGTACGAGCCACCGAGCTCGGACCGTCGGCCGATGCCTCAACTGTCCGCTACTTGTTGCGGGTTACCGACGAGGCCTATCGCCTCCTCGAAGACCATGCCGGCTTCGGTGTCGGAGGCTGTCGCAACATCCTCTCCGAGGTCGAGCGCGCAGAGATCGGGGGAGTGCTTCAGCCCGAAGAGCTGCTGGATGTCCTTTCGACGATCGCGGCTGCTCGCGCGCTCAAGCGCTCATTTCGGCGAATTGAGGAGGCCAGCGAGCGATACCCGGAAATCGATGAGTTTGTCGGATTCATCGTCGAGCTGCCAGGTATCGAGGCGAACATCCGCCGCTGCATTGGCGAGCGTGGTGAGGTGCTGGATTCGGCGAGCGACGCATTGCGCACAATACGCCAGCAGCTCAGGTCGGCCCACGGCCGGCTTCTGGAGCGGATCAATCGGTATCTGCAGCACTCTGCGATCCAGGACCCGATCGTCACCCAGCGAGACGGACGCTACGTTGTGCCGGTCCGCGCCGATCGACGTGGACAGATGCCGGGTGT
The Thermomicrobiales bacterium genome window above contains:
- a CDS encoding adenylosuccinate synthase, with the protein product MPVAIVLGGQWGDEGKGKIIDALASSVDVVVRANGSANAGHTVVTDRGVFKFHLIPSGILHPDCTCVIGAGVALDPAILLQELDDMHARGVDTSHLRVSSRCHLIMPYHPIQDRLEESSRGANTIGTTQRGNGPCYADKAARRGIRAADILDPEYLVRRLEPVLAEKNALLGALYGHPPFDLDEMAEQFAAYGERLAPYIGDVEVEIQDAIDAGRNVMIEGAQAAMLDIDYGTYPYVTSSSPTAAGVCQGAGVAPTQIDRVIGVYKAYSTRVGAGAFPTELFDDTGDMLRSRGVEFGTTTGRPRRTGWFDAVQARYTARLNGITEIALTKLDVLDGVDAVHVCVGYELNGERHDSPLPGSKTTSR
- a CDS encoding glycosyltransferase, with the translated sequence MLLPSAVMREDTFDIVMLGTFGLWRLGTLQSRALPFASELAARGYRCAIVTSPWDMPFERGVVETRDGVLIVNTAAAGATTLPAVFQQLEVIRHLRPRLIHLFKPRGFGGIAARCLLGRVPVIVDSDDWEGDGGWNRQGHYPLAQRRLFDWQERTLLRDADGVTAASTLLTERACVLRRSSRNVHRLPNGLASSWIAELEAARSPASDRAIPTVLLYSRFEEFAPGWPDQFARSLRGHYPQARIVSVGGGSATEVEQMGYVAREVIPSVLGSAAVAVFPYQDTLITRSKQSVKLLELMAAGCAIVASDVGDVPAVLGPAGRLVATDNPERFAESTAVLLADMSGRMTLGAAAQERVRSHFSIPSIVDRLAEAYAEHGVTGR
- a CDS encoding NAD(P)H-dependent glycerol-3-phosphate dehydrogenase, which encodes MSNPSSVAVVGAGAWGTTLALHLDSVGANVRLVTRDEEQADAIRAAGENVRYLTGVPLAPAIGVTSDIRMAAQDADVVFVVVPTQAVREISQRLRTVFAGNTLVVSCSKGLERDTLARSSEVLADVGGIPVERIAILSGPNLSGEIVRGLPASAVVASAALSTAETVQSLLSSARFRVYTSRDVIGVEIGGALKNVIALGAGVSDGLRMGQNAKAAFITRGLAELTRLGIAAGANPLTFGGLSGLGDLIATCESPLSRNRTFGQLLSEGLSMEDARQRIGHVVEGATTAYAMAELGRRYGVETPIADAIVAVLDGQVSVDDAIHVLLTRNQRAELD
- a CDS encoding DnaJ C-terminal domain-containing protein — translated: MQFQDYYSLLGIGRKASDAEIKKAYREKARRLHPDVNKAPDAEEKFKAVNEAYQVLSDADKRARYDQFGADWERYQATSDSNAGPGDFSQWVSQQSGGPSGARVEYRTNGGEGFSDFFETLFGSQKGRQRRRARTPRRGEDHEYTVEVPLRDAFTGTSRTFEIQIPEPCLECNGTGATHGQICLICEGTGTVARRSRIEVTIPAGIREGQRVRVAGKGSPGGDGGPAGDVYLRVKVVSDEQFSLDGNDLRADVDIPLYTAVLGGEAIVRTLTGKVALTIPSQSKNGKMFRLRGQGWPTAIGSSERGDLFARIRVVLPANLGEEELSLFEKLRDMREPEKTAPVA
- a CDS encoding VanZ family protein gives rise to the protein MNTPGSLRRLAAIGVLTWMILIFALSSRSTFPTTGGLPANVAAIIGHLVAYAVLAALIRLAIRGFEPDFRADLISVTLAALYGLSDEFHQSFVPGRDASVFDVLVDIAGASLGVTITNLMGSFWRRPGRES
- the fabZ gene encoding 3-hydroxyacyl-ACP dehydratase FabZ, which produces MLDTREIQAIIPHRYPFLLVDRILEVEYGIRAVGLKNVTANEPFFQGHFPHYPVMPGVLIIEALAQVGAVALLGMDEHRGKMAFFAGIDGVRFKRQVKPGDALRLEVVMGRMRRGIGTGSAVATVDGELAVKAELMFAVADLDQPA
- a CDS encoding adenylosuccinate synthetase; this encodes MKPIYEELAGWEDGGSDTAASAGLPEAAQIYLRRIAALVGVPITFVGTGPHRDQLIHATAAD
- the lexA gene encoding transcriptional repressor LexA, whose protein sequence is MKELSARQRDILGFIETFTDARSYPPTIREIQDGLSISSTSVVDYNLKVLEQRNLLRRNRHISRGIEVVGRATSRRGVISIPVVGRIAAGEPIPVPDDLVTQEFIDTIELGVDVLGSRTEGLFALRVKGHSMVDALINDGDVVVLRHQNVCENGETVAVWLKSERETTLKRLYREGSQIRLQPANVTMGPIYTDAKNVEIQGKLVTVVRPVIQ
- a CDS encoding DUF4126 domain-containing protein; its protein translation is MFELLTGLGLAMPAGLNAYIPILAIALADRYTGLIQLAAPYNVIASPWAIAIISVLLGIEIIADKIPIVDHINDLFQSFIRPAAGALLVMASTDAVHRINPILAMILGLFVAGGVHITKSTFRPIVTATTGGVGNPIVSAAEDGTAICLSVLALVAPILIVLVIVAVAGFAFVMIRRRYGRRASLI